The proteins below come from a single Deltaproteobacteria bacterium genomic window:
- a CDS encoding TIGR03619 family F420-dependent LLM class oxidoreductase, which yields MEFGVLLPQFGAWARGPEVRERIRQVAVSADRLGYHVLWTAEHIIFPSEVTTPYPYGGRFPYPVTDPILDVVATLSYVAAITSRIRLGSSVMVLPYRNPIVLAKELATLDVLSGGRLLLGVGGGWLREEFELLGIAFSERGACMDEYLTLLRALWTEERVNFSGRWFTLRDAAFFPKPIQQPPPIWIGGSSPAALRRVARFGDGWVAVPRPRLDDLANDIAEIRRLAEQAGRDSATLGIASAGGATSMDDLFERLPRMAAIGVTIANAPILFWARSFAHALELIEEFAERAELRRSHA from the coding sequence ATGGAGTTCGGTGTTCTGCTGCCGCAGTTCGGCGCGTGGGCGCGCGGTCCGGAGGTGCGCGAACGCATCCGGCAGGTTGCGGTCAGTGCGGATCGGCTCGGCTATCACGTGCTGTGGACGGCGGAGCACATCATCTTTCCATCCGAAGTGACCACGCCGTACCCGTATGGCGGGCGCTTCCCCTACCCGGTCACCGATCCGATCCTCGATGTGGTGGCGACACTGTCGTATGTCGCGGCGATCACCTCGCGCATTCGCCTCGGATCCTCGGTGATGGTGTTGCCGTACCGCAACCCGATCGTCTTGGCGAAGGAGTTGGCAACGCTCGATGTGCTGTCCGGCGGACGGCTGCTGCTCGGCGTCGGGGGCGGCTGGTTGCGCGAAGAGTTCGAGTTACTCGGGATAGCGTTCAGCGAACGCGGCGCGTGCATGGACGAGTACCTCACGCTCCTGCGCGCGCTGTGGACCGAGGAACGCGTCAACTTCAGCGGCCGTTGGTTCACGCTGCGCGACGCCGCGTTCTTTCCCAAGCCCATACAACAACCGCCACCGATCTGGATCGGCGGCAGCAGCCCAGCGGCATTGCGACGCGTGGCGCGCTTCGGCGATGGCTGGGTGGCGGTTCCACGTCCGCGCCTGGACGATCTCGCCAACGACATCGCGGAGATTCGCCGCCTCGCCGAGCAGGCCGGCCGCGATAGCGCGACGCTCGGAATCGCATCGGCCGGCGGCGCGACATCGATGGATGACTTGTTCGAACGCCTGCCGCGGATGGCCGCGATTGGCGTGACCATCGCCAACGCGCCGATCCTGTTCTGGGCGCGCAGCTTCGCCCACGCACTCGAGTTGATTGAAGAGTTCGCTGAGCGTGCCGAGCTGCGACGCAGCCATGCCTGA
- a CDS encoding iron-containing redox enzyme family protein: MSPREFLDECYTFKREHAPQSAFMRRLMAGKCSRAELQRWAKDAYYYTEPAVPTIAAWLSQAPIVPDRSIYKALSRNLAGEMGYIREAEHFELYVQFLDGLGVPLDEVKAYLPLASTLGAAAAMGYFCRSSFEEGLGAFGLAVEMQVPGRAAGAQVIYDALKSYYDLDRRTLEFYEIHVEAEDEHGDNAMKAVEWFAQTSQQQARVRRAFRWSVLAHTAMIEGFDRLLDV; this comes from the coding sequence ATGAGCCCGCGCGAGTTCCTCGACGAGTGCTACACCTTCAAGCGCGAGCACGCACCGCAGAGTGCGTTCATGCGCCGTCTGATGGCCGGGAAGTGTTCGCGCGCGGAACTGCAGCGCTGGGCGAAGGATGCGTACTACTACACCGAGCCGGCGGTGCCGACGATCGCGGCCTGGCTGAGTCAGGCACCGATCGTTCCCGATCGCTCGATCTACAAGGCCCTCAGTCGCAACCTCGCGGGCGAGATGGGCTACATCCGCGAGGCCGAGCACTTCGAACTCTACGTGCAGTTCCTCGATGGTTTGGGCGTTCCGCTCGACGAGGTGAAGGCGTACCTCCCGTTGGCGTCAACCCTCGGCGCGGCGGCCGCGATGGGCTACTTCTGCCGCTCGTCATTCGAAGAAGGCCTGGGCGCCTTCGGCCTCGCGGTCGAAATGCAGGTGCCCGGTCGCGCCGCCGGTGCGCAGGTGATCTACGATGCGCTGAAGAGCTACTACGATCTCGATCGGCGCACGTTGGAGTTCTACGAAATCCACGTCGAAGCCGAAGACGAGCACGGCGACAATGCGATGAAGGCGGTCGAGTGGTTTGCGCAGACCTCCCAGCAACAAGCCCGCGTCCGTCGCGCCTTCCGCTGGAGCGTGCTCGCGCACACCGCGATGATCGAAGGATTCGATCGGTTGCTCGACGTTTAG
- a CDS encoding RluA family pseudouridine synthase produces the protein MLDLLMAADSAAQRLDVFLARTLPGASRQRVRALIAGGGVRVNGRRVHKSAALQPGDAVQIDDWSDPGAATLLSNASLDVPILYEDTEVIALDKPAGLPSHALRADETATLANFLVDRFPELRALSRAVGKDEREPGLVHRLDTDTSGVLLVARTVDAYAALRRQFRAHTVNKEYVALVDGDVAASGEITAPIAHDARNRRRMRVCDNPDQAVAWHARPALTRYRPLRRLGTRTVLAIEIPTGLRHQIRAHLAFVGHPIIGDELYGGRGAARQMLHAERVTFTHPRTRERVTVESPLPADLRATLGHRPTYT, from the coding sequence ATGCTCGATCTGCTGATGGCCGCCGACAGCGCGGCGCAACGCCTCGATGTGTTTCTCGCGCGGACGCTTCCCGGCGCGTCGCGCCAGCGCGTGCGCGCGCTGATCGCCGGCGGGGGCGTACGCGTAAACGGGCGGCGGGTGCACAAGAGCGCCGCGCTCCAGCCCGGCGACGCCGTTCAGATTGACGACTGGAGCGATCCCGGCGCTGCGACCCTGCTTTCCAATGCGAGTCTGGACGTGCCGATCCTCTATGAAGATACGGAAGTCATCGCGCTCGACAAGCCCGCCGGCCTGCCGTCACACGCGTTGCGGGCCGATGAGACCGCCACGCTTGCCAACTTCCTGGTCGATCGTTTTCCCGAGCTGCGCGCGCTCAGCCGCGCGGTCGGCAAGGACGAGCGTGAGCCGGGGTTGGTGCATCGCCTCGACACCGACACATCCGGCGTGCTGTTAGTTGCGCGCACCGTCGATGCCTACGCGGCGTTGCGGCGGCAATTCCGCGCGCACACGGTCAACAAAGAATATGTCGCGCTGGTCGATGGCGATGTAGCTGCGTCCGGTGAGATCACCGCCCCGATAGCCCATGATGCGCGCAATCGCCGTCGCATGCGCGTGTGCGACAATCCCGATCAAGCTGTGGCGTGGCATGCCCGCCCTGCCCTCACGCGCTACCGGCCGTTGCGGCGGCTCGGTACCCGCACCGTACTCGCGATCGAGATTCCCACCGGGTTGCGCCATCAGATTCGAGCGCATCTCGCCTTCGTCGGCCATCCCATCATTGGCGACGAATTGTACGGTGGGCGCGGCGCGGCGCGACAGATGCTGCACGCCGAGCGCGTCACTTTCACTCATCCCCGCACCCGCGAGCGCGTCACCGTCGAGAGCCCGTTGCCGGCGGATTTGCGCGCGACTCTCGGGCACCGACCCACTTACACCTAA
- a CDS encoding aminotransferase class V-fold PLP-dependent enzyme, with translation MKFERWRAEFPASEGLIHFNHSGRAPVPLRTTRAVSDFIAEATVVDSATYERWQARTTAVRELCARLVGATATEIAFIANTSTGLSLIASGLTWRAGDNVVAVDGDYPSNVYPWWGLRRFEVETRMVAPRNGRVTVDDIRTLVDDRTRVVTVSAVDWQTGFRCDLASIGSFCRERRVLFCVDGIQAVGALQIDVARALIDCMAVGGHKWLLAPEGCGFLFVSRRVVEQLQPSLLGWNSVVDPDNHLPYHFDLRPDATRFESGSPPHLGVHALGPSLELLHEVGAAAIEARVIDLTAQLAAGLRQRGAEIVSPWGARERSGILTFRLGSDPAGLVDRLDAQGVLCRSRAGGVRLAPHFYNNEHDIARFFAVLDAV, from the coding sequence ATGAAATTCGAACGATGGCGCGCGGAGTTTCCGGCGAGCGAAGGGCTGATCCACTTCAACCACTCGGGTCGCGCGCCGGTGCCGCTACGCACGACGCGGGCGGTAAGCGATTTCATAGCCGAGGCGACCGTCGTCGACAGCGCCACCTATGAACGCTGGCAAGCCCGTACAACGGCGGTGCGCGAGTTGTGTGCGCGGTTGGTTGGAGCGACAGCCACGGAGATCGCTTTCATCGCCAATACCTCGACTGGACTCTCGCTGATCGCCTCCGGCCTCACCTGGCGCGCCGGCGACAACGTCGTCGCGGTCGACGGCGACTATCCCTCGAACGTCTATCCCTGGTGGGGGCTGCGTCGCTTCGAGGTCGAGACCCGCATGGTTGCACCGCGTAACGGTCGGGTCACGGTCGACGACATCCGCACGCTCGTCGATGACCGCACTCGCGTGGTTACCGTCAGCGCGGTCGATTGGCAGACGGGATTTCGTTGCGATCTTGCATCAATCGGCAGCTTCTGCCGCGAGCGCCGCGTCTTGTTCTGCGTCGACGGCATTCAAGCCGTGGGTGCGCTGCAGATCGACGTTGCGCGCGCCCTGATCGATTGCATGGCGGTGGGGGGTCACAAGTGGTTGCTGGCGCCCGAAGGCTGCGGCTTCCTCTTCGTCTCGCGTCGCGTGGTCGAGCAGCTGCAACCGTCGCTGCTGGGTTGGAACAGCGTCGTCGATCCCGACAACCACCTGCCGTATCATTTCGATCTGCGGCCGGATGCGACACGTTTCGAGTCCGGGTCGCCGCCACATCTGGGCGTCCACGCGCTCGGTCCCTCTCTCGAATTGCTCCACGAAGTTGGCGCGGCAGCGATCGAGGCGCGGGTCATCGATCTCACCGCGCAACTCGCCGCGGGGCTACGCCAGCGCGGTGCCGAGATCGTCAGCCCGTGGGGTGCGCGCGAGCGCTCGGGGATTCTAACGTTTCGCCTCGGGAGCGATCCGGCGGGTCTGGTCGACAGGCTCGATGCCCAGGGCGTTCTGTGTCGGTCGCGCGCCGGCGGCGTGCGCTTGGCACCGCACTTCTACAACAACGAACACGATATCGCGCGCTTCTTCGCCGTGCTTGACGCGGTATAG
- a CDS encoding DUF4838 domain-containing protein produces MTTGQSISLPLDTSEPVRFAAGELRRYVAAITGVAPPITPAAAAANSLRLGAEPMTGIAVARGGDAFEVQPTTDGAVIQGASPRAVLHGVYALLEQFGCRWSLHSRNEEVVPRFDTLPAVQSIRSAPRYSVRGYSADIMTWHYGDSAQFAEHLAADYEFVDWMGKSAANAYLFIRHPFDSQLTIPELLPEFARRGIAVEYGGHVIPLLLPRELFKDHPEFFPQRAGGERTEFGNLCTANATAMHLASANAVRYVREHPELSVLHIWGADLWDGGWCHCAQCVSATVQDQSLRLCNAVAGALAAEGVTRPVCYIAYHDTIDPDLHVRPAPGVWVEYAPRERCYGHALDDLTCRTNRHYRESLERYVELFDGRVRIFEYYADAILFCGCAVPLAEVIAADLDYFHRLGIREITNLQFGAFSLWAYPTNFLAYAAATQAGGCDVAQLRTGYAQRFGTHAALMAATLAELEAIMRNVVTFGDIRRPPTKADAVQRLRPRVETATTHLAALADRLKSAGDNPAIAAQHGLLRYTNGVLLGVLHQLDNLPAAADYEMAMAIMRDIDRRFTGLWGAVNLPVIHAYHSHAYDTRANHAREPNTP; encoded by the coding sequence GTGACGACAGGACAGTCGATAAGCCTTCCGCTCGATACGAGCGAACCAGTCCGCTTCGCCGCCGGCGAGTTGCGGCGCTACGTCGCGGCAATCACCGGCGTTGCGCCGCCCATCACCCCGGCGGCGGCGGCGGCCAACTCGCTGCGCCTCGGCGCAGAGCCGATGACGGGCATAGCAGTAGCGCGCGGGGGCGATGCCTTCGAAGTCCAGCCGACGACCGATGGTGCGGTGATTCAGGGAGCATCGCCGCGCGCCGTGCTCCACGGTGTTTACGCGCTGTTGGAACAATTCGGTTGCCGCTGGTCGCTGCACAGCCGCAACGAAGAGGTAGTCCCGCGCTTCGACACGCTGCCGGCCGTGCAATCGATCCGCTCGGCTCCGCGCTACAGCGTGCGCGGCTACAGCGCCGATATCATGACCTGGCACTACGGCGACTCCGCACAGTTCGCCGAGCACCTGGCCGCGGACTACGAGTTTGTCGACTGGATGGGCAAGTCGGCGGCCAACGCGTATCTGTTCATCCGCCATCCGTTTGACTCGCAACTGACGATCCCCGAGTTGTTGCCCGAATTCGCGCGCCGCGGCATCGCGGTCGAGTATGGCGGCCACGTCATCCCACTTCTGCTGCCGCGCGAGCTGTTCAAGGACCATCCGGAGTTCTTTCCGCAACGGGCCGGCGGCGAGCGTACGGAGTTCGGCAACTTGTGTACGGCGAACGCCACAGCGATGCATCTCGCCAGCGCGAATGCGGTGCGCTACGTGCGCGAGCATCCCGAGTTGAGCGTGCTGCACATCTGGGGTGCCGATCTGTGGGACGGTGGGTGGTGCCACTGCGCGCAGTGTGTCAGCGCGACGGTACAGGATCAGAGCCTGCGCCTGTGCAATGCGGTCGCCGGGGCCCTCGCCGCCGAGGGTGTAACCCGCCCGGTCTGCTACATCGCGTACCACGACACCATCGATCCCGACCTGCACGTGCGACCCGCGCCGGGCGTGTGGGTGGAGTATGCGCCGCGCGAGCGCTGCTACGGACATGCACTCGATGATCTGACGTGTCGCACCAATCGGCACTACCGCGAATCGCTGGAGCGCTATGTCGAGCTGTTTGATGGCCGCGTGCGCATCTTCGAGTACTACGCCGACGCGATACTGTTCTGTGGGTGCGCCGTACCATTGGCGGAGGTCATTGCGGCTGATCTCGACTACTTCCATCGCCTCGGCATTCGCGAGATTACCAATCTCCAGTTCGGCGCCTTCAGTCTGTGGGCGTATCCGACGAACTTCCTCGCCTACGCCGCCGCCACGCAGGCCGGCGGATGCGATGTGGCCCAGCTCCGCACCGGTTACGCGCAGCGATTCGGAACCCACGCTGCGCTGATGGCCGCCACGCTGGCTGAACTGGAAGCGATCATGCGCAACGTCGTCACGTTCGGCGACATCCGCCGACCGCCGACCAAGGCGGATGCGGTGCAACGATTGCGGCCACGCGTCGAGACGGCCACAACGCACCTCGCGGCGCTCGCCGATCGCTTGAAGTCAGCCGGTGACAATCCCGCGATCGCCGCACAACATGGTCTGCTGCGGTACACCAACGGGGTCTTACTCGGCGTCCTGCATCAGCTCGACAACCTACCGGCCGCCGCGGACTATGAGATGGCGATGGCGATCATGCGCGACATCGACCGCCGCTTCACCGGCTTGTGGGGTGCTGTCAATCTGCCCGTCATTCACGCGTATCACTCACACGCTTATGACACGCGCGCCAATCACGCACGCGAACCGAACACGCCCTGA
- the sppA gene encoding signal peptide peptidase SppA, translating into MSGRRIRILLLLLLVVLVGTLLARSYLLPARVPPQSVLLLELAGAYAEAPPPDALARIFRRHEQTLLDLVSLLRRATKDDRIKGVVLRVGKLQIGWAKAQDLREALVNFKASGKRLVAYLEQEVSQGNLEYYLASVASEVYLPPDGSAPLTGLSSQFFFLGGVWEKLDIEMHVEKIREYKTFGDMLANKSMTAAHREMANSLLDSVNQQFVGGIASARGLDDSAVQAAINDCPITPDAFAKAHLSDGTRFLDEIREDLVGPHGKFLDAADYEPRESGFMGFGGRPTLAVIYASGAIQSGDAGRGLSGDGVGSDNLVEAFENAAADDAARAIVFRIDSPGGSALASDLIWRATQMARAKKPVIVSMSDVAGSGGYYIAAGATQIVAQPATLTGSIGVVMARPDIRGLLAKLGVTTETITRGKYARLEDIASGVTPDERAKMIGAMQHIYDVFVDRVAAGRNLSRERVNEIGRGRVWTGAQAKERGLVDELGGFTRAIELAKQAAGLPIDQEVRLVFYPHRKNVLERLANYVETRSTIALPESWQRAPAVLAPLDFPDGTMLALMAENIAIR; encoded by the coding sequence ATGAGCGGTCGCCGCATCCGGATTCTCCTGCTCCTTCTGCTGGTCGTGCTAGTGGGCACGCTGCTGGCCCGTAGCTACCTGCTGCCCGCACGCGTCCCGCCGCAAAGCGTGTTGCTCCTCGAATTGGCGGGTGCCTACGCCGAAGCTCCGCCACCCGACGCGCTCGCACGGATCTTTCGTCGACACGAGCAGACGCTGCTCGACCTCGTCAGCTTGCTGCGCCGCGCCACCAAGGACGATCGAATCAAAGGCGTGGTACTGCGCGTCGGCAAGCTCCAAATCGGCTGGGCGAAGGCGCAAGATCTCCGTGAAGCGCTGGTGAACTTCAAGGCCAGCGGCAAGCGATTGGTGGCCTACCTCGAACAGGAGGTCAGCCAGGGCAATCTCGAATATTACCTGGCGAGCGTGGCCAGCGAAGTCTATCTGCCGCCCGACGGCAGCGCGCCCCTGACGGGGTTGTCCTCGCAGTTCTTCTTCCTCGGTGGCGTGTGGGAGAAGCTCGACATCGAAATGCACGTCGAGAAAATCCGCGAGTACAAGACCTTTGGTGACATGCTTGCGAACAAGTCGATGACCGCCGCGCATCGCGAGATGGCGAACTCGCTGCTCGACAGCGTCAATCAGCAATTCGTCGGCGGCATCGCCTCCGCCCGCGGTCTCGACGACAGCGCGGTGCAAGCGGCGATCAACGACTGCCCGATTACTCCGGATGCGTTTGCGAAAGCACACCTCAGCGATGGGACCAGATTTCTCGATGAGATTCGCGAGGACCTGGTCGGCCCACACGGAAAATTCCTCGACGCCGCCGACTACGAGCCGCGTGAAAGTGGTTTCATGGGGTTCGGTGGGCGCCCGACGCTGGCGGTGATCTACGCCAGCGGCGCGATCCAGAGCGGCGATGCCGGCCGCGGGCTGTCCGGCGATGGGGTGGGCTCCGACAATCTGGTCGAGGCCTTCGAAAATGCGGCGGCCGATGACGCTGCGCGCGCGATCGTGTTTCGCATCGATAGTCCGGGCGGGTCCGCGCTCGCCTCCGATCTCATCTGGCGCGCCACGCAGATGGCGCGGGCCAAGAAGCCGGTGATCGTGTCGATGTCGGACGTCGCCGGTTCGGGCGGCTACTACATCGCGGCGGGCGCGACGCAGATCGTCGCCCAACCGGCGACGCTGACCGGCTCGATTGGCGTGGTGATGGCACGGCCTGACATCCGCGGATTGCTCGCCAAGCTGGGCGTGACAACGGAAACGATCACGCGCGGGAAGTACGCGCGTCTCGAAGACATCGCTAGCGGTGTGACGCCCGACGAGCGTGCGAAGATGATCGGCGCGATGCAACACATCTACGATGTGTTTGTCGATCGCGTCGCCGCCGGGCGGAACTTGAGCCGCGAGCGCGTCAACGAGATCGGCCGCGGCCGCGTGTGGACCGGCGCGCAGGCGAAGGAGCGCGGCCTGGTCGACGAGCTCGGCGGCTTCACGCGAGCGATCGAGCTGGCGAAACAGGCGGCTGGCTTGCCGATCGATCAAGAAGTGCGGTTGGTATTCTACCCGCACCGCAAGAACGTGCTCGAACGACTGGCGAACTACGTCGAAACGCGGAGCACCATCGCACTACCGGAGTCATGGCAGCGCGCGCCGGCGGTGCTGGCCCCGCTCGATTTTCCCGACGGCACGATGCTGGCGTTGATGGCCGAGAATATCGCGATCCGGTGA
- a CDS encoding NADPH:quinone oxidoreductase family protein, producing MRAMIVNDWCEPRDMQLVELPDPEPGPGQVCIDVRASACNFFDILMAQGKYQVRPPLPFSPGGEVAGVVRAVGAGVDNVKPGDRVFAMLGWGGYASVALAPAVAVVRMPDAMTFEHGAAFGVVYQTSYFGLVYRANLQPGETLLVHAGAGGVGLAAVQIGRALGARVLATASSPAKLAVAKAHGAEEAYDYSTPEWVERVKAATGSRGADVIYDPVGGDVFDLSTKCIAFGGRLLVIGFASGRIPSIQANRILLKNISIVGLHWGAYRQHDPARIPQAMDALFELYARGAVTPVISSSRPLAEAAAALDEIASRRSTGKVLLIP from the coding sequence ATGCGCGCAATGATCGTGAACGACTGGTGCGAACCGCGAGACATGCAGTTGGTCGAATTGCCGGATCCCGAGCCCGGGCCCGGCCAGGTTTGCATCGACGTGCGCGCGAGCGCCTGTAACTTCTTCGACATCCTGATGGCGCAAGGGAAGTATCAGGTGCGCCCGCCCCTGCCCTTCTCGCCCGGCGGTGAAGTCGCCGGCGTCGTGCGCGCCGTCGGTGCGGGTGTCGACAACGTGAAGCCCGGTGATCGCGTCTTCGCGATGCTCGGCTGGGGTGGATACGCGAGCGTCGCGCTGGCACCAGCGGTCGCAGTTGTCCGCATGCCCGACGCGATGACGTTCGAACACGGCGCCGCTTTCGGCGTCGTGTATCAGACCTCGTACTTCGGCTTGGTGTACCGCGCCAACCTACAACCGGGCGAGACCTTGCTGGTGCACGCCGGTGCTGGCGGCGTTGGACTCGCCGCCGTGCAGATTGGCCGTGCGCTCGGCGCGCGCGTCCTCGCCACCGCCAGTTCGCCTGCAAAGCTCGCGGTGGCCAAGGCCCACGGCGCCGAAGAGGCGTACGACTACAGCACGCCAGAGTGGGTGGAACGCGTGAAGGCGGCGACCGGTAGCCGCGGCGCAGATGTCATCTACGATCCGGTCGGTGGTGATGTCTTCGATCTGTCGACTAAGTGCATCGCCTTCGGCGGCCGCCTGTTGGTGATTGGTTTCGCTTCCGGTCGCATCCCGTCAATCCAGGCGAATCGAATTTTGCTGAAGAACATCTCGATCGTCGGCTTGCACTGGGGTGCGTACCGTCAGCACGATCCGGCGCGGATTCCGCAAGCGATGGATGCGCTGTTTGAACTCTACGCGCGCGGCGCCGTCACGCCGGTCATCTCCTCGAGTCGGCCACTCGCCGAAGCGGCGGCAGCCTTGGACGAGATCGCGTCGCGTCGCAGTACTGGGAAGGTGTTGCTCATTCCGTAG
- a CDS encoding S8 family serine peptidase gives MARGHNHSLRVLVGGALLLAATSATATATDSTRVLLRSRAGLSSSRRARLLAHYGARIRGHIVGLDTSVVDIPQPALRSALAALRRSGAFISVEEDHVAHATALPTDPLAYAQWGAIQINTFESWTLTRGSIASVVAVLDTGVDAAHPDLLGHVLNGYDLVNDDTDASDDNGHGTAMAGIIAAQPDNGIGVTGIAPDSPVLPVKVLGADGSGSYSAITQGIAYAVDHGARVINMSLGGSDASPALQSAVDYARAHDVVVVAAAGNYGTADPLYPAACDGVVAVSASDARDRRAVFSNYGADVSLAAPGVGILTTVPGGGYAGVTGTSPAAAVASGAFALLLGANPSMPATAAVARMTANAVDIATAGWDPYAGFGRVDAYAALVPGTVIRHAPDLTPPTADILNPAKDSLVSGLVPVDVSASDNASVVRVDLEVDRHFYASATVAPFGFAWDTAGFTAGSHRLRATAYDAAGNHTTSTEIRVDVTPGIGLLVKRGMVRFGRTVGSDYLSVSGIFQLPAGLDLDPANDAVTIDVSGPQGMVFSMPVAAATLAPDRSGAMRVTGLAAIPTNGGVSVRIAKARSGSGYTFTVSGRGLNLTNVAATMNLQIAIGSNLLSQAVLFRDVHGRLMLP, from the coding sequence ATGGCACGGGGGCACAATCATTCATTGCGCGTGTTGGTGGGTGGGGCGCTGCTGCTCGCAGCGACTAGTGCCACGGCAACGGCCACTGACTCGACACGCGTGCTGCTGCGCTCGCGCGCGGGTTTGTCTTCGAGCCGTCGCGCGCGGCTGCTGGCGCACTACGGCGCCCGCATACGCGGCCATATCGTCGGACTCGATACCAGCGTCGTCGACATCCCACAGCCTGCGCTGCGGAGCGCGTTGGCTGCGCTCCGCCGCTCCGGCGCCTTCATCAGCGTCGAGGAAGACCACGTCGCGCATGCGACCGCACTGCCCACTGATCCGCTGGCGTATGCGCAATGGGGTGCGATCCAGATCAACACCTTCGAATCGTGGACGCTCACGCGGGGTTCTATCGCGTCGGTCGTGGCCGTCCTGGATACCGGTGTCGATGCCGCGCATCCGGATCTCCTCGGCCACGTGCTCAATGGCTACGATCTCGTCAACGACGATACCGATGCCAGCGACGACAACGGACACGGCACTGCGATGGCGGGGATCATCGCGGCGCAACCGGACAACGGCATCGGCGTGACCGGCATCGCGCCCGACAGTCCGGTGCTGCCGGTCAAGGTGCTTGGCGCGGACGGGTCGGGGTCATACAGCGCAATCACCCAAGGCATCGCCTACGCAGTTGATCACGGTGCGCGGGTCATCAACATGAGCCTCGGCGGATCCGACGCATCGCCGGCGTTGCAGAGCGCCGTCGACTACGCGCGGGCGCACGACGTTGTCGTTGTCGCCGCCGCCGGCAACTACGGTACTGCCGATCCGCTCTACCCCGCCGCCTGCGATGGCGTCGTCGCGGTTTCCGCCTCTGACGCGCGCGATCGGCGCGCGGTCTTCTCGAACTATGGAGCTGATGTCTCGCTCGCCGCACCCGGTGTCGGCATTCTCACCACCGTGCCCGGTGGCGGCTACGCCGGCGTCACCGGCACCTCGCCCGCTGCGGCAGTCGCTTCCGGCGCCTTCGCGCTCTTGCTCGGCGCGAACCCCAGCATGCCGGCTACCGCTGCAGTGGCCCGCATGACAGCCAACGCGGTGGACATCGCCACGGCAGGTTGGGATCCTTACGCCGGCTTCGGCCGCGTCGATGCCTATGCCGCACTGGTGCCCGGTACCGTGATCCGCCACGCACCAGATCTCACGCCGCCGACCGCAGACATTCTCAACCCGGCGAAGGACAGCTTGGTCTCCGGCCTGGTTCCAGTCGATGTGAGCGCCAGTGACAACGCCAGCGTGGTTCGCGTCGATCTGGAAGTCGATCGCCATTTCTACGCGAGCGCCACCGTAGCGCCGTTTGGTTTTGCGTGGGACACGGCGGGATTCACCGCCGGCTCACACCGATTGCGCGCGACCGCGTACGATGCGGCGGGGAATCACACCACCAGCACCGAGATCCGCGTCGATGTGACCCCGGGTATCGGACTCCTGGTCAAGCGCGGTATGGTTCGCTTCGGGCGCACCGTGGGTTCCGACTATCTCTCTGTCAGCGGTATCTTCCAGTTGCCCGCCGGACTCGATCTCGACCCTGCCAACGACGCCGTCACCATTGACGTGAGCGGACCCCAAGGGATGGTCTTCTCGATGCCGGTGGCCGCTGCTACCCTCGCGCCCGATCGCAGCGGCGCCATGAGAGTGACCGGCCTCGCCGCCATCCCGACCAACGGCGGCGTCAGCGTGCGCATCGCCAAAGCTCGCAGTGGCAGCGGCTACACCTTCACAGTATCCGGACGCGGCCTCAACCTGACGAACGTCGCAGCGACGATGAACCTGCAAATCGCCATCGGCTCGAACTTGCTGTCACAAGCCGTGCTCTTCCGCGACGTGCACGGTCGGTTGATGCTGCCGTAG